The Cytophagia bacterium CHB2 genome has a segment encoding these proteins:
- a CDS encoding long-chain fatty acid--CoA ligase, which produces EAGADEAGEIVARGANIMSGYWNQPEETRNALTQHGFHTGDLGRKDEEGFFYVVGRKRDMIKSGANRVSAKEIEEVILEHAKILETAVIGVPDQYLGEAICAYISLKPEAVNGKDDELAEEIIAFCRERLPEFKVPRQVIVEEKLPKNESGKIMKEPLRRRHN; this is translated from the coding sequence GGAGGCCGGCGCTGATGAAGCGGGCGAAATCGTGGCGCGCGGCGCGAACATCATGTCCGGGTATTGGAATCAGCCGGAAGAAACGCGCAACGCGCTGACGCAGCACGGTTTTCACACCGGCGATTTGGGCCGTAAAGATGAAGAAGGATTTTTCTATGTCGTCGGTCGCAAGCGTGACATGATCAAGTCCGGCGCCAATCGCGTGAGTGCGAAGGAGATTGAAGAAGTTATTCTCGAACACGCCAAGATTCTCGAAACCGCGGTGATCGGCGTGCCGGATCAATATCTCGGCGAAGCCATTTGCGCCTATATTTCACTCAAACCCGAAGCCGTGAATGGCAAAGACGACGAATTGGCGGAGGAGATCATTGCTTTTTGCCGTGAGCGTTTGCCGGAATTCAAAGTGCCGCGCCAGGTTATCGTCGAGGAAAAACTCCCGAAAAATGAATCCGGGAAGATTATGAAGGAACCCTTACGGCGCCGTCATAACTGA